One stretch of Micromonospora echinospora DNA includes these proteins:
- a CDS encoding amidohydrolase, translating to MTSALTLPPGSPLASSRPEAPTGSQPLPFELDHLLALRVPGLIATRRHLHSHPELSGEEFETAALVHRELSLAGLKPRLLPKGNGVICDIDGRPDGPVIALRADIDALPLSDPKDVPYRSTVEGVCHACGHDVHTSVMLGVGMLLAQLADIGQLDGRVRLIFQPAEEILPCGSLEVIEAGGLEDVAQIFALHCDPNLPVGKVGLRVGPITAAADNVTVRLTGPGGHTARPHLTVDLVDALGRLVTEVPTLISRRVPANSGLLLVFGHASAGTRYNVIPSEACAAGTLRVMDRDTWDEAPEIVAQVVRDVLAPTGATVDLEYLRGRPPVTNDARAIGVLTAATAAALGPDGIAETPQSMGGEDFSWYLEHVPGALARLGVGRSGPNVDLHRASFDVDERAIEAGVRLMVQTALRALVAAR from the coding sequence GTGACGAGTGCGTTGACGCTGCCTCCGGGCAGCCCGCTGGCGTCGTCCCGGCCCGAGGCGCCGACCGGTTCCCAGCCCCTGCCCTTCGAGCTCGACCATCTCCTCGCGCTGCGCGTACCCGGCCTCATCGCGACCCGCCGGCACCTCCACTCCCACCCGGAACTGTCCGGCGAGGAGTTCGAGACCGCCGCCCTGGTGCACCGCGAGCTGTCCCTCGCCGGGTTGAAGCCGCGCCTGCTGCCGAAGGGCAACGGCGTCATCTGCGACATCGACGGCCGCCCGGACGGCCCGGTGATCGCGCTGCGCGCCGACATCGACGCGCTCCCGCTCAGCGACCCGAAGGACGTGCCGTACCGCTCGACGGTTGAGGGCGTCTGCCACGCCTGCGGCCACGACGTGCACACGTCGGTGATGCTCGGCGTCGGCATGCTGCTGGCCCAGCTCGCCGACATCGGCCAGCTCGACGGCCGGGTGCGGCTGATCTTCCAGCCGGCCGAGGAGATCCTGCCCTGCGGCTCGCTTGAGGTCATCGAGGCCGGCGGGCTGGAGGACGTGGCGCAGATCTTCGCGCTGCACTGCGACCCGAACCTGCCGGTGGGCAAGGTCGGCCTGCGGGTCGGCCCGATCACCGCCGCCGCCGACAACGTCACCGTCCGGCTCACCGGGCCGGGCGGGCACACCGCCCGCCCGCACCTGACAGTCGACCTGGTGGATGCGCTCGGCCGGCTGGTGACCGAGGTCCCGACCCTGATCAGCCGCCGGGTGCCGGCCAACAGCGGGCTGCTGCTGGTGTTCGGCCACGCCTCGGCCGGCACCCGTTACAACGTCATCCCCTCCGAGGCGTGCGCGGCCGGCACGCTGCGGGTGATGGACCGCGACACCTGGGACGAGGCGCCCGAGATCGTGGCTCAGGTGGTGCGGGACGTGCTCGCGCCCACCGGCGCCACAGTCGATCTGGAGTACCTGCGCGGCCGGCCGCCGGTGACCAACGACGCCCGCGCGATCGGCGTGCTCACCGCCGCCACCGCCGCCGCGCTCGGCCCCGACGGCATCGCCGAGACGCCGCAGAGCATGGGCGGCGAGGACTTCTCCTGGTACCTGGAGCACGTGCCCGGCGCGCTCGCCCGCCTCGGCGTGGGCCGGAGCGGGCCCAACGTGGACCTGCACCGGGCCTCGTTCGACGTGGACGAGCGCGCCATCGAGGCGGGCGTACGCCTCATGGTCCAGACCGCGCTGCGGGCACTGGTGGCGGCGCGCTGA